AAGATCGCCTCGACCGCCGCGACCGGGGCAAGCCGTTGGCGGGCAAGAGCAGGCTAAATCGACTGGAACTGACGCCGCGCAGGGCGAACGAACAGAGTCGCGACAAGAAGATTGTCTACCGCGAGCGAAAGATCGAGGAGTTCTTCGCCGATTCGCGGGCGTTGAGCGGAACCAGGAACGGGGATTGTTTGACAATCAATCGTAACCACTAAGCACCGCCCTTTTTAGGGGCCTTCCTCATGACACCAGTTCAACTGGTGGTTCTGACTTGGGCTAACCCGCATTTCTCTGTGCGGCGTGAAAAGGAGTTGGTTTTCCTTGGGTGCAAATCCCACACGGCAATGGGTCGCTCCAGCCGGAAGCAGTCGGATCGGCAGTGGAAGTGACGATGCGGGCGGGTCAGTTTAAATAACTGGATCCCTTTCGGTTGCAATTTTTCTGGCGACAATTCCAATGGCCGACAAATGCGTTCGATGACGCCAGAAAACCCTTTGCATCTGCCACACTCGCTGTCGCGCGGCTCGATCGCTGGCAAGTTTTACCAAGATCCGCAAGCATCCTCGCAGGCCCTCATCGCGCAAGATACGCATCGGCCTGAGCAGATTCATCGGGCGGTGGTGCTCGGAAACAATTTCAAATCCCTGGGTTGTGAGCAGTTGTCGCCATTGGGCCGCCGAAATTGGTTTGACTCCCACGCGAATCGCCCGCGACATTTCTTCTTCAATGATCTGCCGCTCCATTGAGCTTAAGTCATCTGGTTGAACGCACACTTCGTGAATGGCGTATTGCCCGTGTGGCTTCAGTAATCGGTGCGCCTCGTTCACAATCCGCTCTTTTTGCGTTGCGGGTTGCATGGACAGCATTGCTTCTCCCACGACGATTGTCGCGGATTCGCTTGGCAGGCCCGATTGCTCTGCACGGCCAACGACGCAGCGATCGCGCGATGGATCGATCACCTTGGCGACGGCAGCGGCGGCGGCCTGGTCGCGCTCGACGCCGACGAAACTGCGCGGAGAATGCTGTGCGATGATTCGTGCGGTAATACCAAGTCCCGGCGCAAGCTCAACCACGTCATCCGCCTGGGAAATCTCTAATGAGCCAATCAGCCACCGAGTCATTGCAATGCCGCCAGGCCGTAGCACCCGCTTGCCCAACCTTGCCAGCAACCAGTGGCCAGGCATCGTTTTGGCGTCCAAGTCTTGACCAGGCAAACTTTGAATGGTGGAAACTTGGGTTTGCACGGTAATGCCTCCGCTTCGTGAATGGCGGTCTGGTAAATGCCCGTTCATCAACAAGTCGCCTCTTTGGAGCACGGCTCATCAATTCGTCTGTCGGGAAACTTGCAGGTGTGCCGATTGACCGCATCCGGCTCCAGCAATTCCTGAATGGTGGTCTGCCGAAACGCATTTTCGACCAATTCGGCGGCATAATCTAGCCGTGCATGAAGGGGGCATAGTTGTGCATGGTCGGGCAATCCGAGTGGGCACTCTTTGACGCGGCGAGATGGTTCGACCGCCGAAACAACTTGCCAAATAGAGAGCGAGCGAGGGTCTGCCACCAAGACAAATCCGCCCTGAAGCCCGCGCTGCGAATGCACCAAGCCGGCACGACCCAGGCTACGCATCACTTTTGCCAAATAGCCTATGGGCATCTGAGTTTGCTCGGCAATTTGGGCCGTTGTTCGAGGCTGGCTATTTTGACCTGCTAAAAATGTAATTGCTCGCAGCGCATATTCGGCAGTCCGCGAAATCATCAAAACTCATCTCAAGAAAATTGCCTATAGATATGCGGACCTTGACATCTGTAATGTATGCCATTAGATCGAAATTGTCAATCGATGGTTAGTTCGCAGGCAGAGGGCTTTCCATGCTACCCGCAAAGCCATATGGCCCTGCCGTTTGCTCGGGACGCAGTCTTGCCTGTTCGGCATCGAGGATCCTCGATGCGGCTTCGGCAACCGTTCGCGGAGGATGGGCCTGAAATTCCGCCTTAAGCTTCTCGCGATGCGTCTCCAAAGCGCTGGTCGGATGATAGTGCTTGTTTTCATAGACCGCCTCCAGGCCGCCGGCTTCCCACAAGGTCAAATAACGATCCACGGTCTTGCGCGAAACACCTGTAATCTGGCAAACGGCCGCTTGTTTCAGGCCATGGTGCAATAGCCACAGCACATCCAGCTTCTGCCGCACAAACCGATCCTCATGCCCTAAACGATCTCACCGGATCGATTCCCGTTCCGCTTCGCCAACTTCCACTTTACGCCATGCCATCCTTGGCCCTCCTCGATTACAACACCGCGCAACTGGCAAAAAGGAGGCTGTAAAGATCAGAATACTCAATTCCTCGCAATGTGTCATGGCAAGGTGGGTGGGGTATATCTGACGATTCCTGTTCGGAGCCAACTTGCATCGCTTCAGCCACGACCTATTGTTGTAATGCCGACACCCCAGGCGCTTTGGAAGCGAGTCGTATCGAGGCTCGCAAGTTCACCCACATTCCGCCTTGACCCACAAAGCGTCCAATACTCATCCACAGCGCTGTTCGTTAAGCTTTTCAGACTCCGATCGTTACGCGAACGTCGAATTGCCCTTGCCTCGTCTCTCGGCTACCGCGTGTTCGTCCCTGCATTTTTATCCCGTGGCTACGACATTGCCGTTCCGCTGCAATGATGCCATCGGATGCTCGATATCCGCAGCAATCGTAATGTTCCTGTAGATCCCGGAGCTGTTTGCTTTATGATCCAACCCCAAGTCGATGCCAAAGCGACACCTTCTCTCCGTCAACCGCTTTCGGCGGGCCCCCATTGTGCCGTTGGCCGGGCCGGCGACGCCGCCATTCGCGCCAGAGTCCGGCAATTGCTTCAATCCCTGTTACCAGTCGCTCCGACGATCGAACGCCGGCACGATCGCCGCTACCCATTTCCGCGATTGATCAGCCTTACTCCCGTGGCCGATGACGGTCGAACGCCCCTCGACAAACCGATGGTAGTCGTGGGCACTTCCCTTTCTGAACGCGGCATCGGGTTTTTCCACACGGGCCCATTGATGCACCGCCGCATGATTGCCGCATTTGCCGGCACGGACGGGGGAGCAATCGAACTGCTGGTCGTTGTGGGTTGGTGTCGCTTTATCGGACAAGGTTGGTACGAAAGCGGCGGGCGATTTGTGCAGTGCGTAGCGGAGATCAAATAAGGCCGTAGCTGCCGGACGCGCCTCGACACCTCGACAAGACCGAAGATAGCAGCCACAAAACACGGATCAGTGCTCGAACGGCCCCGCAATGCACAGCACGATCATTTTCGATGAGTGGACGCAACGTGCAGCACGATCAAGAGCGGTTTTCGATATCATCGCCGAGGTGGAATCTACGAAATCGTCCACGGCACGCGTTTGGGGCGGCTGAGCATCGATGCGGCTTCATCGTCGCCGACTATTTTTTCCGCTTCCGGATCCCATTTGATTTTTCGCTTGAGCTGCATGGCGATATTTCCCAGGTGGCACATGCTCGCCGTGCGGTGGCCGACTTCCACAGGTTCGATGGGGTCTTGTCGCGATTTCACCGCGTTGAGGAAGTTTCGGACGTGGCGTGATTCGGCCGCGCTGTCTTCCATCGCTAGATCGCCCAAAACACTTACGGGAAGGTGAATTTCATTGGGGCCGATGAAGGTTGTCTTCAGTGATTCTGGCGAGCACCTCAATCCATTCGAATCCAATTGCACCCAGCCTTCCGAACCTTCGAACCGTGCTCCGAAACCTGGCTGCCGCGTTTCGCATACTAGCGTCACTCCGTCGGCGTACCGCGCCTCGAACGCCACCTTGGTAGCCGTGGTGAATAGCGACCCTGGCGTCGGCCATTCTGACCCCATGTCGGCAAACTCTACCGGACCCGTTAACTCCGTGCCGTGGCCCCATTGCGCCACATCGAGCGAATGCGCGCCGAAGTTTGTTGTCTGGCCGCCAGAGTAATCGGCGATGAAGCGGAATTTATATAAGCAGCGGTCGGCATGATACGGCGCATCCAGCGCCGGTCCGAGCCACATCGGATAATCAAACCCCTTGGGCACCGGCATTGGCGTCCATCCGGGGCCGGGACCGGCAAAGTTGTTTTCTGCGACAAACGTAAAGATCCGCTGCAGCTTGCCGATGCGGCCGTTGCGAACCAACTCGCAACCACGGCGAATGGCATCGCTGGAGCGATGTTGACTGCCGGTTTGCAAGATCCGCTTGTACTGGCGGACGGCTTTGACCATCGATTGCCCGTCGGCCACCGTCAGCGACAGCGGCTTTTCGCAGTAAACATCTTTGCCGGCCGCGCATGCCGCGACGGTCATGACCGCGTGCCAATGATCGGGGGCAACGATTACGACCGCGTCGAGATCATCGCGTGCCAGCACATCGCGGAAGTCGGTGTACGCGTCGCAACCCTTGTACGTTCCCGATGGCTGCCGATCGGCGTAGTACGCCTCGACTTTCTGTTTGCCCGGCTCGCGACCGAGAAAATCCTTCGGATCTCGATAACCGTCGCTGCCAGTGTTCACATCGCACACAGCCAGCACTTGCACGTCGTCGTTCTTGAGAAAATTCGGCAAGTCGATCTTGCTCTGATTGCCAAGACCGATAAACCCGATATGGATGCGATTGCTCGGAGCATTGGCCCCAAACACCGTTCGCGGCACAATGGCCGGGGCGGTAACGGCGAGCGCGGCGGTCTTGATAAACGTGCGGCGGGAGGCGCGAGGCTTTTAAAACTCCTCAATGGCAAAAAAGGAAATCACTCACCCAGGGTGGGACGGCGGCAGGCGAGCTAGCTGGCAAACCTTACAAGAGTCGAAGACGCAACGCGCAATGATAGACAGATATCGGCGCAAGATCAAACGACATAAGACAGTTCTGCGTTGACGAGCTTGATCGAAACCACCCGTTCGGCGCAGGCGCGTTACTGTTGATCCATTGTTAAATCATACCCACGCGAGGCGGTGCCGCTGGCAGGGTTCGGCGTTTTCGGGACATCCATCGATCCTTGCCCGCGTTCGTGGCGACCCCACCAAGCGTCGGCTTCTTCGATCGACCATCGCAACGCTTCTTGGCAGCGCGAGATGAGCTGCGACAGGTCGCGGGCCGTTTGCGGGCGCTTGGCGCGCGATTTTTCCAAACACGACAGCAGAGCATTTTCCAGTTCCGGCGGAATGGAAATGTTCGCCCGCTGCGATGGAGGCGTCGGCGGCGTGGCAACGTGTTTGTGACATAGATCGACCACGCTGTCGGCATCGAACACCGGCAGACCCGTTAGCAGGAAATACCCCACGGCACCGACCGCGTACAAATCGCTCCGCGCATCGACCGAGTTGGGCATCTGAATTGCCTCGGGGGACATGTACAGCGGCGTGCCAGTCAAGCCGCGCTGGTCGGTCTTACTTTTTTCGTCGTCGAGCGCTTTGACCAGGCCGAAGTCGAGCACCTTCACCACGTCGGGCTCGCCGCCGCGGCGGTTGAGCATAATGTTGGCGGGCTTGATGTCGCGATGCACCAGGCCGAGTGAATGGGCTTCGTAGAGCGAACCGCAAACTTGCTGCAAAATATGAATCGCCCGCGGCGCTGGCAGTGGTCCATAGCGCTCGACGAGCGCCTGCAAATCGATGCCGTCCAAATACTCCATTGCGTAGTAAAACACGCCTTCGGGAGTGCGGCCGTAGTCATAGATCGCGACGGTGTTCGGATGGTTCAATTGGCTGGTAATTTGGACTTCACGCTCAAACCGTTCCATGGAGGCTTCATTCACCTTGTCCACGTCGAGCATCTTAATCGCCGTCGGCCGTCGGAGCATCGAGTGATGGCCACGGTAAACGACCCCC
The sequence above is a segment of the Pirellulales bacterium genome. Coding sequences within it:
- a CDS encoding transposase produces the protein MIDFSVLELLKQRMFALCLGYKDLNDHEQLRTDPLLAVWVGRNDPTGQDRLDRRDRGKPLAGKSRLNRLELTPRRANEQSRDKKIVYRERKIEEFFADSRALSGTRNGDCLTINRNH
- a CDS encoding Gfo/Idh/MocA family oxidoreductase; this translates as MPRTVFGANAPSNRIHIGFIGLGNQSKIDLPNFLKNDDVQVLAVCDVNTGSDGYRDPKDFLGREPGKQKVEAYYADRQPSGTYKGCDAYTDFRDVLARDDLDAVVIVAPDHWHAVMTVAACAAGKDVYCEKPLSLTVADGQSMVKAVRQYKRILQTGSQHRSSDAIRRGCELVRNGRIGKLQRIFTFVAENNFAGPGPGWTPMPVPKGFDYPMWLGPALDAPYHADRCLYKFRFIADYSGGQTTNFGAHSLDVAQWGHGTELTGPVEFADMGSEWPTPGSLFTTATKVAFEARYADGVTLVCETRQPGFGARFEGSEGWVQLDSNGLRCSPESLKTTFIGPNEIHLPVSVLGDLAMEDSAAESRHVRNFLNAVKSRQDPIEPVEVGHRTASMCHLGNIAMQLKRKIKWDPEAEKIVGDDEAASMLSRPKRVPWTIS
- a CDS encoding helix-turn-helix domain-containing protein gives rise to the protein MRQKLDVLWLLHHGLKQAAVCQITGVSRKTVDRYLTLWEAGGLEAVYENKHYHPTSALETHREKLKAEFQAHPPRTVAEAASRILDAEQARLRPEQTAGPYGFAGSMESPLPAN
- a CDS encoding Rrf2 family transcriptional regulator, whose translation is MISRTAEYALRAITFLAGQNSQPRTTAQIAEQTQMPIGYLAKVMRSLGRAGLVHSQRGLQGGFVLVADPRSLSIWQVVSAVEPSRRVKECPLGLPDHAQLCPLHARLDYAAELVENAFRQTTIQELLEPDAVNRHTCKFPDRRIDEPCSKEATC
- a CDS encoding class I SAM-dependent methyltransferase, giving the protein MNGHLPDRHSRSGGITVQTQVSTIQSLPGQDLDAKTMPGHWLLARLGKRVLRPGGIAMTRWLIGSLEISQADDVVELAPGLGITARIIAQHSPRSFVGVERDQAAAAAVAKVIDPSRDRCVVGRAEQSGLPSESATIVVGEAMLSMQPATQKERIVNEAHRLLKPHGQYAIHEVCVQPDDLSSMERQIIEEEMSRAIRVGVKPISAAQWRQLLTTQGFEIVSEHHRPMNLLRPMRILRDEGLRGCLRILVKLASDRAARQRVWQMQRVFWRHRTHLSAIGIVARKIATERDPVI